In Nitrosococcus oceani ATCC 19707, the following proteins share a genomic window:
- a CDS encoding RAQPRD family integrative conjugative element protein, which translates to MKRQFWPSTFLILGLCVAPAAFADADAEREALAKIIHELNALETLINRAEVNADRDSRIRFRYDWLRQDLKQIKDGIQSHIDSPRAQPRSFPPLRGDYRR; encoded by the coding sequence ATGAAACGCCAATTCTGGCCATCAACTTTTCTGATTCTAGGCTTGTGCGTCGCGCCGGCGGCGTTCGCTGATGCAGACGCGGAGCGTGAGGCGCTGGCGAAAATCATCCATGAGCTCAATGCCCTCGAGACGCTAATCAATCGCGCTGAGGTCAATGCTGATCGGGATTCCCGTATCCGATTTCGTTATGACTGGCTGCGTCAGGATCTGAAGCAGATCAAGGACGGCATCCAGTCACACATCGATTCCCCCCGCGCGCAGCCTCGCTCATTTCCGCCATTGCGCGGCGATTACCGTCGATAG
- a CDS encoding TIGR03758 family integrating conjugative element protein yields MTAAQQTAFQAGSGITPATMLTSIASMVLVLAFVWVIWVALGVFRAWQEGQATVFDLTWSTLRASIVLMVLGFYLR; encoded by the coding sequence ATGACCGCCGCACAGCAAACTGCATTCCAGGCCGGCTCCGGTATTACGCCAGCCACCATGCTGACGTCGATCGCGTCGATGGTTCTGGTGTTGGCGTTTGTCTGGGTTATCTGGGTGGCGTTAGGGGTTTTTCGGGCCTGGCAGGAAGGGCAAGCCACGGTCTTCGATCTGACCTGGAGCACTCTGCGAGCAAGCATTGTTTTGATGGTTTTGGGTTTCTATTTGCGGTGA
- a CDS encoding TIGR03745 family integrating conjugative element membrane protein, whose protein sequence is MGTSNTKIGTNKKSSANRKSLLAAAAVLFPLPLWAALPTPVAPSTAPPAGDWIGLIQGYIKDGGLVLGLAIAVLGFLWIAYLGFAKFNEARQGKAEWAEVGVLGIVGAIVLIFASYLLTEAAGVI, encoded by the coding sequence ATGGGTACATCAAATACAAAAATCGGCACCAACAAAAAATCGTCTGCCAATCGCAAGTCGCTATTGGCGGCGGCCGCGGTGCTTTTCCCACTGCCGCTCTGGGCGGCGTTGCCGACGCCGGTCGCGCCGAGCACCGCTCCGCCGGCCGGTGACTGGATAGGCCTGATTCAGGGCTATATCAAAGATGGTGGTTTGGTACTCGGACTGGCCATTGCAGTTCTGGGATTTCTCTGGATCGCGTACCTGGGCTTCGCGAAATTCAATGAAGCTCGCCAAGGCAAGGCGGAGTGGGCTGAAGTCGGTGTCCTGGGGATCGTCGGCGCGATTGTGCTGATCTTCGCCAGCTATCTGCTCACAGAAGCGGCTGGCGTTATTTAA
- a CDS encoding TIGR03750 family conjugal transfer protein — protein MSNDHETLADRLNAEPAIFKGCSSSELGMIVGFAIVVWLPLSLLLAWLLGAITMGFGIAGVGVVATVVVMATLFQRIKRGRPEGYYQQWLRIRLQTMGLYRTPWVLRSGSWDIGRTHYAPLPTRNR, from the coding sequence ATGTCCAACGACCATGAAACTCTGGCGGATCGGCTCAATGCCGAGCCCGCCATCTTTAAAGGCTGCTCATCCTCTGAGCTCGGCATGATTGTGGGGTTTGCCATCGTGGTATGGCTGCCCCTCAGTCTCTTACTGGCCTGGTTGCTGGGGGCAATCACTATGGGCTTTGGTATCGCCGGTGTCGGTGTGGTGGCCACCGTCGTGGTTATGGCGACGTTGTTTCAGCGTATCAAACGCGGGCGGCCTGAGGGCTATTACCAACAATGGCTACGTATTCGTTTGCAAACGATGGGGCTGTATCGCACGCCCTGGGTATTACGTAGCGGGTCCTGGGACATTGGGAGAACGCACTATGCGCCGCTACCGACTCGAAATCGATAA
- a CDS encoding PFL_4703 family integrating conjugative element protein: MRRYRLEIDNVRSHLRSLWVVIGLQGLIILALWIGWSQAPKQLRVYVPPDLRSGAVLAAEEVPPANVYAFAFYIFQQLNRWPENGATDYGNAIFRISPYLTPRYRNDLIEDMELKARRGELAYRVRGVHEVPGHGYEERRVDVLSSDAWIVWLDLDLLESVKGMTVKQTTIRYPVRVVRQAIDPETNPWGLALDGYASDGPRRLTDAELSEPSATGSNTGKEPSK, encoded by the coding sequence ATGCGCCGCTACCGACTCGAAATCGATAACGTGCGGTCACATTTGCGCTCCCTGTGGGTCGTGATCGGCTTGCAAGGACTGATCATTCTCGCGCTCTGGATCGGCTGGAGCCAGGCACCCAAGCAGCTGCGAGTTTATGTACCACCTGATTTGCGCTCGGGCGCTGTGTTGGCCGCAGAGGAAGTACCTCCAGCGAACGTCTATGCCTTCGCGTTCTACATTTTTCAGCAGCTCAATCGCTGGCCCGAGAACGGCGCGACAGATTACGGCAATGCGATTTTTCGGATCTCACCCTATCTGACGCCTCGCTACCGCAATGATCTGATCGAGGATATGGAGTTGAAGGCCAGACGTGGTGAGCTGGCTTATCGGGTGCGCGGTGTTCATGAAGTGCCGGGGCATGGCTACGAAGAACGCCGCGTTGACGTGTTGTCCTCCGACGCCTGGATCGTGTGGCTGGACCTGGATTTGCTGGAGTCGGTGAAAGGCATGACCGTAAAGCAGACGACGATTCGATACCCGGTTCGCGTAGTGCGCCAAGCCATCGATCCAGAAACCAATCCCTGGGGTCTGGCGCTTGATGGGTACGCAAGTGACGGTCCGCGTCGATTAACCGATGCCGAACTGTCTGAACCCAGTGCAACCGGCAGCAACACCGGTAAGGAGCCCTCCAAATGA